In a genomic window of Numenius arquata chromosome 5, bNumArq3.hap1.1, whole genome shotgun sequence:
- the SNX12 gene encoding sorting nexin-12, with protein sequence MSEAAVADTRRLNAKPQDLTDAYGPPSNFLEIDIFNPQTVGMGRARYTSYELRMRTNLPIFKLKESCVRRRYSDFEWLKNELERDSKIVVPPLPGKALKRQLPFRGDEGIFEESFIEERRQGLEQFINKIAGHPLAQNERCLHMFLQEETIDRNYVPGKVRQ encoded by the exons ATGTcggaggcggcggtggcggaCACCCGGCGCTTGAACGCCAAGCCGCAGGACCTGACGGACGCGTACGGGCCGCCCAGCAACTTCCtcgagatcgacatcttcaacccgcAGACCGTGGGCATGGGCCGCGCCAGATACACCAGCTACGAGCTGCGGATGCGG ACAAACCTCCCGATCTTCAAATTGAAGGAGTCGTGTGTGAGGAGACGATACAGCGACTTTGAATGGCTGAAGAATGAGCTGGAACGAGACAGTAAG ATTGTAGTGCCACCGCTGCCTGGAAAAGCCTTGAAACGACAGCTTCCCTTCCGAGGAGACGAAGGCATCTTTGAGGAGTCCTTCATTGAGGAGCGGAGACAGGGACTAGAACAGTTTATTAACAA AATTGCTGGACACCCACTGGCACAGAACGAGCGCTGCTTACACATGTTCCTGCAAGAGGAGACTATTGATAGGAATTACGTCCCAGGGAAAGTGCGCCAGTAG